The Acetivibrio saccincola genome window below encodes:
- a CDS encoding spore coat associated protein CotJA produces the protein MTEIWAEERGMPGMYSMHPAPCIPQETVLRNVRLARAYVPFQKLCSLYPPIEALKRGTAFPELYSPYRGVDKNYRPPRD, from the coding sequence ATGACAGAAATATGGGCAGAGGAAAGGGGGATGCCGGGAATGTATTCTATGCACCCTGCGCCCTGCATACCCCAGGAAACTGTTTTAAGAAATGTGAGACTTGCAAGGGCATATGTTCCTTTCCAAAAATTATGCAGTCTTTATCCGCCAATTGAAGCGTTAAAAAGAGGCACTGCATTTCCAGAATTATATAGCCCCTACAGAGGCGTCGATAAAAATTACAGACCACCCAGGGATTAA
- a CDS encoding recombinase family protein — translation MNDKINYIPPLVSCNNLESFVSSHKTIGKSGLDLGGYIRVSTKKEAQITSIENQKKVLKEWANINGYNLLKFYTDIKSGSFSYLRNEMQLLKEDVKSGIIKGVVAKEISRTSRDIMDVLELKRTLESHGAFFISLKENYDSRTDDDEFLLIIYAALAQKERKTTAGRVKITQMLKAREGKTNVPSPAFGYKLSPDKQYLVIDEEKAKIYRFIVEKFLEGWGQLKICKWLNQQGIPPKRAKCWHTNTIKSILMNPVYLGITIYNATTLIRDSSGKQKRVVRPKEEWIVRHNTHPPLITPEEYNQITDIIENRKKKFCREWTKEKKYLLSGILYCSVCKGKLYGGRQTTPDKSKVFYYYVDQNRYGLCNTKTKYWNMEKVDNAVLAEIKKFFEDKNLIKKIIKEKYMLRNKNISEKHIKQLKTNLHSINTAIKKQQEAYEKDVISIEEYGIRMKQLRKEKKEVTSKINIIKEINESGFKLDKKLEFITEKVLSTLENLEKADYHVKKFILKKLVRSVEISKDYTVKIHFTFEL, via the coding sequence ATGAATGACAAAATAAATTATATTCCTCCCTTAGTTAGCTGCAATAATCTTGAAAGCTTTGTCAGTTCTCATAAAACCATTGGGAAAAGCGGTCTTGACCTTGGAGGGTACATACGGGTCTCCACAAAAAAAGAAGCTCAAATTACATCTATAGAGAATCAGAAAAAAGTTTTAAAGGAATGGGCAAATATAAACGGATACAACCTGCTAAAATTTTATACGGATATTAAAAGCGGCAGCTTCTCTTACCTCAGAAATGAAATGCAGCTGCTAAAAGAGGATGTAAAATCAGGAATAATAAAAGGCGTTGTAGCAAAAGAAATCTCCAGAACTTCCAGGGACATTATGGATGTGCTGGAGTTAAAAAGAACTTTAGAAAGCCACGGCGCTTTTTTTATATCCTTAAAAGAAAATTACGACAGCAGGACGGATGATGATGAGTTTTTGCTGATAATTTATGCAGCCCTTGCCCAAAAAGAGCGGAAAACAACTGCCGGCAGGGTGAAAATAACACAAATGCTAAAGGCCCGGGAAGGCAAAACCAACGTCCCTTCTCCTGCCTTCGGGTATAAATTGTCCCCAGACAAGCAGTATCTTGTTATTGATGAGGAAAAAGCAAAAATATACAGATTTATTGTTGAAAAGTTTTTGGAGGGCTGGGGACAGCTTAAAATATGCAAATGGCTAAACCAGCAAGGCATTCCGCCAAAAAGGGCAAAATGTTGGCACACAAATACCATAAAGTCAATTTTAATGAACCCTGTTTATCTTGGAATTACAATATACAACGCCACAACTTTAATAAGGGACAGCTCCGGAAAACAAAAAAGAGTGGTCCGCCCTAAGGAAGAGTGGATAGTGCGCCACAACACCCACCCTCCCCTTATAACCCCGGAGGAATACAATCAAATTACAGATATAATTGAAAACCGAAAAAAAAAGTTTTGCAGAGAGTGGACTAAAGAAAAGAAATATTTATTATCAGGAATCCTCTACTGCAGCGTATGTAAAGGAAAACTCTATGGAGGCAGACAAACTACCCCTGATAAATCAAAGGTTTTTTACTACTATGTGGATCAAAACAGATATGGCCTTTGTAATACCAAAACCAAGTATTGGAATATGGAAAAGGTTGATAATGCCGTTTTAGCTGAAATTAAAAAGTTTTTTGAAGATAAAAATTTAATTAAGAAAATAATAAAAGAAAAATATATGTTAAGAAATAAAAATATCAGCGAAAAACACATAAAACAACTGAAGACAAATCTCCATTCAATAAATACGGCTATAAAAAAACAGCAGGAAGCCTACGAAAAAGATGTTATTTCCATTGAAGAATACGGTATCAGAATGAAACAATTGAGGAAAGAAAAAAAAGAAGTTACCAGCAAAATTAATATAATAAAAGAGATAAATGAAAGTGGTTTTAAATTAGATAAAAAGCTGGAATTTATTACAGAAAAAGTTTTGAGTACTTTAGAAAACCTTGAGAAAGCTGATTACCATGTGAAGAAATTTATCTTAAAAAAGCTGGTTAGAAGTGTCGAAATCAGTAAGGACTATACAGTTAAAATACATTTTACATTTGAATTGTAA
- a CDS encoding spore coat protein CotJB yields the protein MHNRNELLKQLTALDFMAVDLQLYLDTHPNDREALCKYNAIVTQAAMLRSMYERLYGPLYSFRSCSQYPWQWINNPWPWNYSFNFSLAGEER from the coding sequence ATGCATAATAGGAATGAACTTTTAAAGCAATTGACTGCCCTTGATTTTATGGCTGTGGATCTTCAGCTTTATCTTGATACACATCCAAATGACAGGGAAGCTCTTTGCAAATACAATGCTATAGTTACTCAGGCTGCCATGCTAAGAAGCATGTATGAAAGATTATATGGGCCATTGTATTCATTCAGATCCTGTAGTCAATATCCGTGGCAGTGGATAAACAACCCATGGCCATGGAATTATAGTTTTAATTTTAGTCTTGCAGGAGAGGAGAGATAG
- a CDS encoding MraY family glycosyltransferase translates to MNYEYIILFALAFIVAFSSTPAVRKLAFKIGAVDIPKDTRRMHNKPIARLGGMAIFLGFVVSLMFGVVSTFLGASGILPDRELLGLLIGALIIVGIGIVDDIKQLGARFKLVFQIIAALCVVFISNTRITNLTNPFASEGVSQLNDITSYVITVLWIIGITNAINLIDGLDGLAAGVSSISYLSLFFISILNGESSDATIIAILAGATLGFLPYNFNPAKIFMGDTGSTFLGFTLAVVSIQGMIKTYAAFSIAIPLLVLGLPLFDTISTIIRRILKRKPIMQPDREHLHHRLIDMGLSQKQSVGVMYTASAVLGLCAVVLTDRGVIGAIVLIASVSIFIIAGAKYMSEMEDIEVEEKEESKRSIGNLSIKKVKDAER, encoded by the coding sequence ATGAATTACGAATATATTATTCTATTTGCTCTGGCATTTATTGTAGCCTTTTCATCCACACCGGCGGTGAGGAAGCTAGCTTTTAAAATAGGGGCTGTAGACATCCCTAAAGACACAAGGAGAATGCACAATAAGCCCATTGCAAGGCTGGGAGGTATGGCGATTTTTCTTGGATTTGTTGTGTCTTTAATGTTTGGGGTGGTAAGTACATTTTTAGGTGCCTCAGGAATACTTCCGGACAGAGAGCTTTTAGGGCTGCTTATAGGGGCGCTTATTATAGTGGGGATTGGAATTGTTGATGATATAAAACAATTAGGTGCAAGGTTTAAACTTGTATTTCAAATAATTGCAGCATTATGTGTGGTGTTTATTTCAAATACAAGGATTACAAATCTCACCAACCCTTTTGCAAGTGAAGGTGTATCACAATTAAATGATATAACATCTTATGTAATTACTGTATTGTGGATTATTGGGATAACAAATGCAATAAATTTAATAGACGGGCTTGACGGACTTGCTGCAGGGGTATCTTCTATATCTTATTTATCACTGTTTTTCATTTCAATTTTAAACGGGGAATCTAGTGATGCCACCATTATAGCAATTTTAGCCGGTGCAACTCTTGGATTTTTACCATATAATTTTAACCCTGCAAAAATATTCATGGGAGACACAGGCTCAACTTTTTTAGGATTTACTTTAGCTGTTGTTTCTATTCAAGGTATGATAAAGACATATGCGGCCTTTTCCATAGCAATACCTCTGTTGGTTTTAGGACTGCCGCTATTTGACACTATTTCTACGATAATCAGAAGAATTTTAAAAAGGAAACCTATTATGCAGCCTGACAGGGAGCATTTACACCACAGGCTCATAGACATGGGGCTTTCCCAAAAGCAATCGGTAGGTGTCATGTATACAGCAAGTGCAGTTTTAGGTCTTTGTGCAGTTGTATTAACGGACAGAGGGGTTATAGGTGCAATTGTACTTATTGCTTCTGTTTCAATATTTATAATTGCTGGTGCAAAATATATGAGTGAAATGGAAGATATAGAGGTAGAAGAGAAGGAAGAAAGCAAAAGAAGCATTGGCAATCTTTCAATTAAAAAAGTAAAAGATGCAGAGCGTTAA
- a CDS encoding manganese catalase family protein has product MFKFILLYRYYKKIKSGGPDGELAASLRYLSQRFSMVTPQARAILNDIGTEELAHLEMVGSIVRQLIEGASIDEMQKAGFDASYADHGRGIYPMSAAGNPFTAAYIQSKGDPITDLYENMAAEQKARSTYEYLINMADDPDVIEPLRFLREREVVHFQRFGEALRIVQDYLDSPKLHHIPKPECMK; this is encoded by the coding sequence ATTTTTAAATTTATTCTACTATATCGCTACTATAAAAAAATTAAATCAGGCGGGCCGGATGGTGAGCTAGCTGCCTCCTTAAGGTATTTAAGTCAAAGGTTTTCAATGGTAACTCCCCAGGCAAGGGCTATATTAAATGATATTGGCACCGAGGAACTTGCACATCTTGAAATGGTAGGAAGTATAGTACGGCAGCTAATAGAAGGCGCAAGCATTGATGAAATGCAAAAAGCTGGATTTGATGCTAGTTACGCAGACCACGGCAGGGGTATTTACCCAATGTCCGCAGCAGGCAACCCCTTTACAGCAGCATATATTCAGTCAAAGGGAGATCCCATAACGGATTTGTATGAAAATATGGCTGCTGAACAAAAGGCAAGGTCAACTTATGAGTATCTTATAAATATGGCAGATGACCCGGATGTAATAGAGCCTCTTAGATTTTTAAGGGAAAGGGAAGTTGTGCATTTTCAAAGGTTTGGGGAAGCACTTAGGATTGTACAGGATTACCTAGACAGCCCAAAGCTTCACCACATACCAAAACCTGAATGTATGAAGTAA